Proteins encoded together in one Chloroflexota bacterium window:
- a CDS encoding tetratricopeptide repeat protein has protein sequence MKTKDVGTLLAQALAAHQSGRLADAERLYRRVLQAQPANPDALHLLGVVALQSGRHAEAVTSIRRALDAMPGQVNFWNSLAIVYQQQGDLPAEADAWAQVTALQPGHAAAWRRRGELAYVQDQPELACECLRQCAALAPNDVDVWSNLGVIQLRLWRLADAEASLRRALALQPDSLSAQTNLGAVLVADSRWPEALAALEIVTRRAPDDPKGWLNLGHTFQGLDRFEEALAAFDRALTLAPDLGPAMIGKGDAYQGLSDQHTALRWYEAALRVSPTELILHEHIAAAQQALGQVDAAISTLRHCLTLDPACDRNHSNLIFALDHHEGHGAAAWDERLAWNRSVSTRTRHLRRPHTNDRTPDRPLRVGYVSADYRFHSAGFAVLPVLKAHDRAKVRVYCYSNVKRHDQITDQARGIADVWHDVERLTDDELAALIRRDEIDILVDLAGHAADNRLPVFAQAPAPVQVTAWGYATGTGLETVQYFLVDPYIVPPDARRWYTEEIITLPTLMCYEAPCGLPPLSESPFLSHGHVTLGAFNRLEKISTATRETWARLLAATPNAHLVVKTGGRTAQGRQSLVDELVARGAPRDRITILGATPQYENLIALGEIDILLDTFPHGGGITSIEALLMGTPVVTMLGERVSGRVSASFLNTLGLDDLVARTPDAYIATVQRLAADREQLLHERTTLRERILASPMGDPAIFTAALEAVYRGLWQRWCQSGQTAAARTAVADDEAAA, from the coding sequence ATGAAGACCAAGGACGTGGGCACGCTGCTGGCCCAGGCCCTGGCCGCCCACCAGTCTGGCCGCCTCGCGGACGCCGAGCGGCTGTACCGGCGCGTCTTGCAGGCCCAGCCAGCCAACCCGGACGCCCTGCACCTGCTGGGCGTGGTGGCGCTGCAGAGCGGTCGGCACGCCGAAGCCGTCACGTCGATTCGCCGCGCGCTGGACGCCATGCCCGGTCAGGTGAACTTCTGGAACTCGCTGGCCATCGTCTACCAGCAGCAAGGCGACCTCCCGGCCGAGGCCGACGCCTGGGCACAGGTGACCGCCCTGCAGCCGGGGCACGCGGCTGCCTGGAGACGCCGCGGCGAGCTGGCCTACGTCCAGGATCAGCCAGAGCTGGCCTGTGAGTGCCTGCGCCAGTGCGCCGCCCTGGCCCCGAACGACGTGGACGTCTGGTCGAACCTGGGGGTCATCCAGCTGCGGCTCTGGCGGCTCGCGGACGCCGAGGCCAGCCTGCGGCGCGCCCTGGCCCTGCAACCCGATTCGCTGAGCGCCCAGACCAATCTCGGGGCGGTCCTGGTGGCCGACTCGCGCTGGCCGGAGGCGCTCGCGGCGCTGGAGATCGTCACCCGGCGCGCCCCTGACGATCCGAAAGGCTGGCTCAACCTGGGGCACACCTTCCAGGGGCTGGACCGCTTCGAGGAGGCGCTGGCCGCGTTCGACCGCGCGCTGACGCTGGCTCCCGACCTCGGGCCGGCCATGATCGGCAAGGGCGACGCCTACCAGGGGCTCTCCGATCAGCACACGGCCCTGCGCTGGTACGAGGCGGCTCTGCGCGTCTCCCCCACCGAGCTGATCCTCCACGAGCACATCGCCGCCGCCCAGCAGGCGCTCGGGCAGGTGGACGCCGCCATCAGCACGCTGCGGCACTGCCTGACCCTGGACCCCGCCTGTGACCGCAACCACAGCAACCTGATCTTTGCCCTGGATCACCACGAGGGCCACGGCGCGGCGGCCTGGGACGAGCGGCTGGCCTGGAACCGCTCGGTCAGTACGCGCACCCGCCACCTGCGCCGCCCGCACACCAACGACCGCACCCCAGATCGTCCCCTGCGCGTCGGCTACGTCTCGGCGGACTACCGCTTCCACTCGGCTGGCTTCGCGGTGCTGCCGGTCCTCAAGGCCCACGACCGGGCGAAGGTGCGGGTCTACTGCTACTCGAACGTCAAGCGGCACGACCAGATCACCGATCAGGCCCGGGGCATCGCCGATGTCTGGCACGACGTGGAGCGGCTGACCGACGACGAGCTGGCGGCCCTGATCCGCCGCGACGAGATCGACATCCTGGTTGATCTGGCCGGGCATGCCGCCGACAACCGACTGCCGGTCTTCGCGCAGGCGCCCGCGCCGGTCCAGGTCACCGCCTGGGGCTACGCCACCGGCACCGGCCTGGAGACGGTCCAGTACTTCCTGGTCGATCCGTACATCGTGCCGCCGGACGCTCGCCGCTGGTACACCGAAGAGATCATCACCTTGCCCACGCTGATGTGCTACGAAGCGCCGTGCGGGCTGCCGCCGCTCTCGGAATCGCCGTTCCTCTCGCACGGGCACGTCACCCTCGGGGCGTTCAACCGCCTGGAGAAGATCAGCACCGCCACCCGCGAGACCTGGGCACGGCTGCTGGCGGCAACGCCGAATGCCCACCTCGTCGTGAAGACCGGCGGACGGACGGCGCAGGGCCGCCAGAGCCTGGTGGACGAGCTGGTTGCGCGCGGCGCGCCTCGGGACCGCATCACGATCCTCGGCGCGACGCCCCAGTACGAGAACCTGATCGCGCTGGGGGAGATCGACATCCTGCTGGACACGTTCCCGCACGGCGGCGGCATCACCTCTATCGAGGCGCTGCTGATGGGGACGCCGGTCGTCACGATGCTCGGCGAGCGGGTCTCCGGCCGGGTCTCAGCCTCGTTCTTGAACACCCTCGGCCTGGACGACCTCGTCGCACGGACGCCCGACGCGTACATCGCGACCGTCCAGCGGCTCGCCGCCGACCGCGAGCAGCTCCTGCACGAGCGAACCACCCTCCGCGAGCGCATCCTGGCCAGCCCGATGGGCGACCCGGCCATCTTTACCGCCGCACTCGAAGCCGTCTACCGCGGCCTCTGGCAGCGCTGGTGTCAGAGCGGCCAGACCGCTGCCGCCCGTACCGCTGTCGCTGATGACGAGGCCGCCGCATGA
- a CDS encoding tetratricopeptide repeat protein, whose translation MSVASSQAALARAVEHHQAGRLPQAEAGYRAVLSKQPGQPDALHLLAVLKLQQGRLPEGVRLARQAAQAAPEQPSFWNTLGAAEQAAGDLGAAASAFLRAVRLAPAYAEAWNGLATVAQLSGDAAAEEAALERVTELQPAYAPAWGRRGVLAFLAGRAAEAAEHFTRAVRLAPQDVAARSNLGAVQIHREQYEEAAATLRQALALQPDALDTLSNLGTALVALSHWDETVLVLERLVSRAPDHVAGWLNLGRAYLGLERHGEAIRAFERVLALAPGHAAAERALGDTFLQQGQPLRAIGCYERALAGAPRDPDAYEHLELAVQQLGRPAEGSNAPVTLAENLARLVSALRTTLADDPPWPQTMSYAIVALDVTPGAEAEAQELRRRWNARFGRPAGAPGVVHNNRRDPGRPLRVGYVSADFRHHSAAFLILPILRAHDRSQVTVVCYSGVTKPDPVTEACQGLADLWRETAQLSDDELERLIRQDEIDVLVDLSGHTRANRLAVFAREAAPVQVTAWGYATGTGLAAMHYFLADEIVAPPNAYPSYSETVVNLPNVVCYEPPFGMPEVAPAPWLTRGYLTFGAFNRLTKITPESITAWGRVLLAALDTRLIIKSGGLETDAPDRRLLEERLTTMGVAPERVTVLGGTPQGEHFAAHAGVDLLLDTFPHCGGVTTLDGLYMGVPTVTLLGEQVAGRLSASFQAALDMDDLVASTVDEYVEIAARFATDPARRAWLAEQRPTLRDRLLVSPMGNAAAYTRAVEAAYRQMWQRWCATGSHTRSIPIPNAPAPVPPARSPSA comes from the coding sequence ATGAGCGTCGCGTCGTCGCAGGCCGCCCTGGCGCGGGCCGTCGAGCACCACCAGGCCGGGCGGCTCCCGCAGGCCGAGGCCGGCTACCGGGCGGTGCTCTCGAAGCAGCCGGGCCAGCCCGATGCCCTCCACCTGCTCGCCGTGCTCAAGCTCCAGCAGGGCCGCCTGCCCGAGGGCGTCCGCCTGGCGCGACAGGCCGCACAGGCCGCCCCCGAGCAGCCGAGCTTCTGGAACACCCTCGGCGCTGCCGAGCAGGCCGCCGGCGATCTCGGTGCTGCCGCCTCGGCCTTCCTCCGGGCCGTCCGGCTGGCCCCGGCCTACGCCGAAGCCTGGAACGGGCTGGCGACCGTCGCACAGCTGTCGGGAGACGCCGCCGCCGAGGAGGCCGCCCTCGAACGGGTCACCGAGCTGCAGCCAGCCTACGCACCGGCCTGGGGCCGACGCGGCGTGCTGGCGTTCCTGGCCGGCCGCGCGGCCGAGGCCGCCGAACACTTCACGCGGGCCGTAAGACTCGCCCCGCAGGACGTGGCCGCTCGCAGCAACCTGGGAGCGGTCCAGATCCACCGCGAACAGTACGAAGAGGCGGCAGCCACGCTGCGGCAGGCGCTGGCCCTCCAGCCAGACGCCCTGGACACCCTCAGCAACCTCGGGACGGCGCTGGTGGCCCTCAGCCATTGGGACGAGACGGTCCTGGTGCTGGAGCGGCTGGTCAGCCGCGCCCCGGACCACGTGGCCGGCTGGCTGAACCTGGGCCGAGCCTACCTCGGCCTCGAACGTCACGGCGAGGCCATCAGGGCCTTCGAGCGCGTGCTGGCACTCGCGCCGGGCCACGCGGCCGCCGAGCGCGCCCTGGGCGACACGTTCCTCCAGCAGGGCCAGCCTTTGCGGGCCATCGGCTGCTACGAGCGCGCCCTGGCCGGCGCCCCGCGTGACCCTGACGCCTACGAGCACCTGGAGCTGGCTGTCCAGCAGCTTGGCCGCCCGGCTGAAGGCAGCAACGCCCCCGTCACCCTGGCCGAGAACCTCGCGCGGCTGGTCTCCGCCCTCCGCACAACCCTGGCCGACGATCCGCCCTGGCCCCAGACCATGAGCTACGCCATCGTCGCGCTGGACGTGACGCCGGGCGCTGAGGCCGAGGCCCAGGAGCTGCGCCGGCGCTGGAACGCCCGGTTCGGGCGGCCGGCTGGCGCGCCGGGGGTCGTCCACAACAACCGCCGCGATCCCGGCCGCCCGCTGCGTGTCGGCTACGTATCAGCCGACTTCCGCCACCACTCGGCGGCCTTCTTGATCCTGCCGATCCTCCGCGCGCACGACCGCTCCCAGGTGACCGTCGTCTGCTACTCCGGTGTCACGAAGCCGGACCCGGTCACCGAGGCGTGCCAGGGGCTCGCAGACCTCTGGCGGGAGACGGCCCAGCTCTCGGACGACGAGCTTGAGCGGCTGATCCGCCAGGACGAGATCGACGTGCTGGTGGACCTCTCCGGCCACACCCGCGCCAACCGCCTCGCCGTCTTCGCCCGGGAGGCCGCCCCGGTCCAGGTCACGGCCTGGGGCTACGCGACGGGCACCGGCCTCGCCGCGATGCACTACTTCCTGGCCGACGAGATCGTGGCGCCGCCGAACGCCTATCCGTCCTACTCGGAGACGGTCGTCAACCTCCCGAACGTGGTCTGCTACGAGCCGCCGTTCGGCATGCCCGAGGTCGCGCCGGCGCCGTGGCTCACCCGTGGATACCTGACGTTCGGGGCGTTCAACCGCCTGACCAAGATCACGCCCGAGAGCATCACGGCCTGGGGGCGGGTGCTGCTGGCCGCCCTGGACACGCGCCTCATCATCAAGAGCGGCGGGCTGGAGACGGACGCCCCGGACCGACGGCTGCTCGAAGAACGGCTGACGACGATGGGCGTCGCCCCCGAGCGGGTGACCGTCCTCGGCGGCACCCCGCAGGGCGAGCATTTCGCGGCCCATGCCGGGGTAGACCTCCTGCTCGACACCTTCCCGCACTGCGGCGGCGTAACCACCCTGGACGGCCTCTACATGGGCGTCCCGACCGTCACCCTGCTGGGCGAGCAGGTCGCAGGCCGGCTGTCGGCCTCGTTCCAGGCCGCCCTCGACATGGACGACCTCGTCGCCAGCACGGTAGACGAGTACGTCGAGATCGCCGCCCGCTTCGCCACCGATCCGGCCCGCCGCGCGTGGCTGGCCGAGCAGCGCCCCACCCTGCGGGATCGGCTGCTTGTGTCCCCGATGGGGAACGCCGCCGCCTACACCCGGGCCGTGGAAGCAGCCTACCGTCAGATGTGGCAGCGCTGGTGCGCCACCGGCAGCCACACGAGAAGCATCCCCATTCCCAACGCACCGGCCCCAGTGCCCCCTGCGAGGAGCCCGTCAGCATGA
- a CDS encoding tetratricopeptide repeat protein, which produces MKHRGYQNGTARGGARLLQPTPSPQQRVLTRGLEHHQAGRLADAEASYRQVLAAEPGNAAALHLLGALANQCGQPQAAIELISQAIRIEPLAASYHNNLGVAYQNLKQFAEAAGCYERALALQPDHVDALNNRGVVLQALGRLDEALASFERSLKQRPNSHETLNNIASLLTRLGRHDEAELRLRRSLKLKPDYPEALITLAGVLMVRGQHAEAEPVARRAAAVAPNDARAHDMLGSVLRWAGKVDEAILSYQRTLAFDPSMATYWLNLAGALQVAGRTPEATEAYRQSLGLDPNAPVTHSGLIFSLDLTPGAAEERRAERIRFNERFGQVWKQQPLAFANAREPERRLRIGYVSADFYHHSAATAFMPILRAHDRSQVQVYCYSGSTTFDAVNVEARTLADVWHDVAFLTDDRLEALIRADEIDILVDLSGHSAGNRLPVFARKPAPIQVTAWGYCTGTGLDAIDAFLIDRVVVPPEDDHRYAERIVPVPSTLCFTLPEDAPPVNALPALGRGHVTFGAFNRLPKVTPETRKVWAELLLAIPTARLLVKTGPQDSPSVRQQLVDDLVAHGVEPERIEMRGPTSRTEHLAAHHDVDLILDAFPHGGGVTSIEALMMGVPVITLLGRGVSGRLSASFLTTLGLAELVATTTEQYVAIAREVAARVPWLAEQRATLRDRVIASSIADAPAYTRAVEAAYRDLWRQWCGAQATA; this is translated from the coding sequence ATGAAGCACCGTGGATACCAGAACGGCACGGCGCGCGGGGGCGCACGCCTCCTCCAACCCACGCCTTCCCCCCAGCAACGCGTCCTGACGCGCGGCCTGGAGCACCATCAGGCCGGCCGCCTCGCAGACGCCGAGGCCTCCTACCGCCAGGTGCTCGCCGCCGAGCCGGGCAACGCCGCCGCTCTGCACCTGCTCGGGGCGCTGGCGAACCAGTGCGGCCAGCCACAGGCCGCCATCGAGCTGATCTCGCAGGCCATCCGTATCGAGCCGCTGGCCGCCTCCTATCACAACAACCTGGGCGTGGCCTACCAGAACCTGAAGCAGTTCGCGGAGGCTGCCGGCTGCTACGAGCGCGCGCTGGCGCTCCAGCCAGACCACGTCGACGCGCTGAACAATCGTGGCGTGGTGCTCCAGGCGCTCGGGCGGCTGGACGAGGCGCTGGCGAGCTTCGAGCGCTCGCTGAAGCAACGCCCGAACAGCCACGAGACGCTGAACAACATCGCATCGCTGCTGACGCGGCTCGGGCGGCACGACGAGGCCGAGCTACGGCTGCGTCGGTCGCTCAAGCTGAAGCCGGACTATCCCGAAGCGCTCATCACGCTGGCCGGCGTCCTGATGGTGCGTGGCCAGCACGCCGAGGCCGAGCCGGTCGCCCGGCGGGCCGCTGCCGTCGCCCCGAACGATGCCCGCGCCCACGACATGCTCGGGTCGGTCCTGCGCTGGGCCGGCAAGGTTGACGAGGCGATCCTCAGCTACCAGCGGACGCTGGCGTTCGATCCGTCGATGGCGACTTACTGGCTGAACCTGGCCGGCGCGCTCCAGGTGGCCGGCCGCACGCCCGAGGCCACCGAGGCGTATCGTCAGAGCCTCGGCCTCGATCCGAACGCGCCGGTGACCCACAGCGGCCTGATCTTCTCGCTGGACCTTACGCCAGGGGCCGCCGAGGAGCGCCGCGCGGAGCGCATCCGCTTCAACGAGCGCTTCGGGCAGGTCTGGAAGCAGCAGCCGCTCGCCTTCGCCAACGCCCGCGAGCCGGAGCGCCGGCTGCGGATCGGCTACGTCTCAGCCGACTTCTACCACCACTCGGCCGCCACGGCGTTCATGCCGATCCTGCGTGCGCACGACCGTTCTCAGGTGCAGGTCTACTGCTACTCCGGCTCGACCACCTTCGACGCCGTCAACGTCGAGGCCCGCACCCTGGCGGATGTCTGGCACGACGTGGCGTTCCTCACCGACGATCGGCTTGAAGCACTGATCCGTGCTGACGAGATCGACATCCTGGTGGACCTGTCCGGTCACTCGGCGGGCAACCGGCTGCCGGTCTTTGCACGGAAGCCCGCGCCCATCCAGGTCACGGCCTGGGGCTACTGCACGGGTACCGGCCTGGACGCGATCGACGCCTTCCTGATCGACCGCGTGGTGGTCCCCCCGGAGGACGACCATCGCTACGCCGAGCGCATCGTGCCCGTCCCGAGCACCCTCTGCTTCACGCTGCCCGAGGACGCGCCGCCCGTCAACGCGCTGCCGGCCCTCGGCCGGGGTCATGTCACGTTCGGCGCGTTCAACCGGCTGCCGAAGGTGACGCCCGAGACCCGCAAGGTCTGGGCAGAGCTGCTGCTCGCCATCCCGACGGCTCGGCTGCTGGTCAAGACCGGCCCCCAGGACTCCCCGAGCGTCCGCCAGCAGCTGGTGGACGATCTTGTAGCCCACGGCGTCGAACCGGAGCGGATCGAGATGCGCGGGCCGACCTCGCGGACGGAGCACCTGGCCGCCCACCACGACGTGGATCTGATCCTCGACGCTTTCCCGCACGGCGGCGGCGTCACCTCCATCGAGGCGCTGATGATGGGCGTCCCCGTCATCACGCTGCTCGGCCGGGGCGTGTCCGGGCGACTCTCCGCCTCGTTCCTGACGACGCTCGGCCTCGCGGAGCTGGTCGCCACGACGACCGAGCAGTACGTCGCCATCGCCCGCGAGGTGGCTGCGCGCGTCCCCTGGCTGGCCGAGCAGCGCGCCACCCTGCGCGACCGCGTCATCGCGTCGTCCATCGCGGACGCGCCAGCCTACACCCGCGCCGTCGAAGCGGCCTACCGCGACCTCTGGCGGCAGTGGTGCGGCGCACAGGCCACGGCCTGA